A DNA window from Thermodesulfovibrionales bacterium contains the following coding sequences:
- a CDS encoding DsrH/TusB family sulfur metabolism protein produces MKLGVLVSDYRNMDDIVSRLKTDKLGIILVSNGVYHAALKEGGKASPLLDKTPNLYVLTEDLETKGFSADQIDKRVKAVTYSDLVDLILTEYEKTIWV; encoded by the coding sequence ATGAAGCTAGGTGTACTTGTCAGCGACTACAGAAACATGGACGACATCGTTTCGAGGCTCAAGACTGATAAGCTCGGCATAATCCTCGTGAGCAACGGCGTCTACCATGCCGCGTTAAAAGAAGGGGGGAAGGCATCTCCGCTCCTGGACAAGACCCCGAACCTCTACGTGCTGACCGAAGATCTGGAGACAAAGGGATTCTCCGCAGATCAGATCGACAAGAGGGTGAAGGCCGTGACCTACAGCGACCTCGTCGATCTGATACTCACCGAATACGAGAAAACAATCTGGGTATAG
- a CDS encoding DsrE family protein, giving the protein MAKLTIGCFSSLVGSLSLDFAVKLSDAAIQKGHTVDLWVSGNATMLSKKGQKAFKDYSALEKKLQELFASGSFQATACEACAEARGYKKDDTMEGFKRHSMDWYLASCFGADRVLHIGGD; this is encoded by the coding sequence ATGGCGAAACTAACGATCGGCTGTTTCTCTTCACTTGTCGGATCGCTTTCCCTCGATTTTGCGGTGAAGCTTTCCGACGCCGCGATCCAGAAGGGCCACACCGTAGACCTGTGGGTCTCGGGAAACGCGACCATGCTCTCGAAAAAGGGGCAGAAGGCGTTCAAAGATTACTCCGCACTCGAGAAAAAGCTGCAGGAGCTCTTCGCGAGCGGAAGCTTTCAGGCAACCGCCTGCGAGGCCTGCGCAGAGGCGAGAGGGTATAAGAAGGATGACACCATGGAAGGGTTTAAGCGCCATAGTATGGACTGGTATCTCGCGAGCTGCTTCGGCGCGGACAGGGTCCTTCATATAGGAGGTGATTGA